One part of the Brevundimonas subvibrioides ATCC 15264 genome encodes these proteins:
- a CDS encoding MFS transporter → MALQYVLLFGANGVSLPFAGLWFAAQGFSGVEIGTLLAAPMLARVVTGPVLAVWADGFTRRRTPIAILGAVAALAYAGAGLTQGVWIQGALWWVGASAMAATIPLTDVLNLASARRHGFAFAWPRGCGSAAFVAANVLMGAVLARASIDWVIVWIVVAGALIAVTASAFLPPEPVSDDGPGRKRDRYAGLARLALDPGFMTAILAIGAIQATHAFYYGFSAIAWKAQGISEAMTGLLWAVSVVVEIAFMWVIEPWRRARGIGPWLVLVLGGCAAVVRWTMLAVAPPLWALWPLQALHALTFAATYLAGVEIIERLAPPGQHTGAQTLNSVMAAGILIGLATLAAGPLYDRFGTLGYLAMTGLAMVGLLAAWRLKRVLAVS, encoded by the coding sequence ATGGCTCTGCAGTATGTGTTGCTCTTCGGTGCCAATGGCGTGAGCCTGCCGTTCGCGGGTCTCTGGTTCGCGGCCCAGGGCTTCTCGGGAGTCGAGATCGGAACCCTGCTGGCGGCCCCCATGCTGGCCCGTGTCGTGACCGGACCGGTGCTGGCTGTCTGGGCGGACGGGTTCACCCGGCGCCGGACCCCTATCGCGATCCTCGGGGCCGTCGCGGCCCTGGCCTATGCCGGGGCGGGGCTGACGCAGGGCGTCTGGATCCAGGGCGCGCTGTGGTGGGTGGGCGCCAGTGCCATGGCGGCCACGATCCCGTTGACCGACGTCCTGAATCTGGCAAGCGCGCGTCGGCACGGTTTCGCGTTCGCCTGGCCGAGAGGATGCGGGTCGGCCGCGTTCGTGGCGGCCAATGTGCTGATGGGCGCGGTTCTGGCCCGCGCCTCGATCGACTGGGTCATCGTCTGGATCGTGGTTGCGGGGGCCCTGATCGCCGTGACGGCGTCCGCCTTTCTGCCGCCCGAGCCGGTGTCCGACGACGGGCCGGGCCGCAAGCGGGATCGTTATGCCGGACTGGCTCGCCTCGCGCTCGATCCCGGCTTCATGACCGCGATCCTGGCCATCGGCGCGATCCAGGCGACCCATGCCTTCTACTACGGTTTCTCTGCCATCGCGTGGAAGGCGCAGGGGATCAGCGAGGCGATGACGGGTCTGCTGTGGGCTGTCTCGGTGGTGGTCGAGATTGCATTCATGTGGGTGATCGAGCCGTGGCGTCGCGCCCGCGGGATCGGTCCCTGGCTTGTCCTGGTGCTGGGCGGATGCGCAGCTGTCGTGCGCTGGACGATGCTGGCGGTCGCGCCTCCGCTCTGGGCGCTGTGGCCCTTGCAGGCGCTCCACGCCCTGACATTCGCCGCGACCTATCTGGCCGGGGTCGAGATCATCGAACGCCTGGCTCCGCCCGGCCAGCATACGGGCGCCCAGACGCTGAACTCGGTCATGGCTGCAGGGATCCTGATCGGACTGGCGACGCTGGCGGCCGGGCCGCTTTACGACCGGTTCGGCACCCTGGGCTATCTGGCCATGACCGGGCTGGCGATGGTCGGGCTTCTTGCGGCGTGGCGACTGAAGCGCGTGCTCGCGGTCAGCTGA
- a CDS encoding DUF423 domain-containing protein yields the protein MTWNRHLAAFAALNGAMAVAVGAFAAHGAGPQIKTLLQTGASYQLAHAVLGVVCAGLAPRIRLTGLAGWLSVCGGLIFCLALAFIGLLSLPPFGAVAPIGGVLMIGGWLVLAFAALRPSPVTA from the coding sequence ATGACATGGAATCGTCACCTCGCGGCCTTCGCTGCATTGAACGGCGCGATGGCGGTGGCGGTGGGGGCTTTCGCGGCCCACGGCGCGGGTCCGCAGATCAAGACGCTGCTGCAGACCGGAGCCTCCTACCAGCTGGCCCACGCTGTTCTGGGTGTGGTTTGCGCCGGCCTTGCCCCCCGTATCCGTCTGACGGGTCTGGCCGGGTGGCTGTCGGTCTGCGGCGGTCTGATTTTCTGTCTGGCGCTGGCCTTCATCGGCTTGTTAAGCCTCCCGCCCTTCGGAGCCGTGGCTCCGATCGGCGGCGTGCTGATGATCGGGGGCTGGCTTGTCCTCGCCTTCGCCGCGCTCCGTCCGTCTCCTGTCACCGCCTGA
- the pip gene encoding prolyl aminopeptidase: protein MSFPVTETPRRELYPEIEPFASGWMQTGSAHEIYFEEVGNPQGKPVLVLHGGPGGAINAGMRRYFDPSIYRIVLFDQRGCGKSRPNASLEDNTTWTLIEDIERLRERCGIESWAVFGGSWGSTLSLAYAITHPERVTALILRGIFLLTKKELLWFYQDGASMIFPDAWERFVAPIPEDERHDLMGAYYKRLTGDDRAEQERCAIAWSSWEGETVSVEGPSARPDKFAEPEFAIAFARIECWYFMNGGFFPEEHWLLKNIGRIRHIPTWIAQGRFDVVTPISGAWSLHRAFPEAKLDIVPDAGHASSEPGIIDSLIRGTDWAATV from the coding sequence ATGTCCTTTCCCGTGACCGAGACTCCGCGCCGCGAACTGTATCCCGAAATCGAGCCCTTTGCGTCCGGATGGATGCAGACCGGCAGCGCGCACGAGATCTATTTCGAAGAGGTCGGCAATCCGCAGGGCAAGCCCGTCCTGGTCCTGCACGGCGGCCCCGGTGGCGCGATCAACGCCGGCATGCGGCGCTACTTCGATCCGTCCATCTACCGCATCGTCCTGTTCGACCAGCGCGGGTGCGGAAAGTCGCGGCCCAACGCCTCGCTGGAGGACAACACCACCTGGACGCTGATCGAGGACATCGAGCGTCTTCGCGAACGTTGCGGGATCGAGTCCTGGGCGGTCTTCGGCGGATCATGGGGCTCCACCCTGTCGCTGGCCTATGCGATCACACATCCCGAGCGGGTCACGGCCCTGATCCTGCGCGGCATCTTCCTGCTGACGAAGAAGGAGCTGCTGTGGTTCTACCAGGACGGGGCCTCGATGATCTTCCCGGACGCCTGGGAACGGTTCGTCGCGCCCATTCCCGAGGATGAACGCCACGACCTGATGGGGGCCTACTACAAGCGGCTGACCGGCGACGATCGGGCCGAGCAGGAACGCTGCGCCATCGCCTGGTCGAGCTGGGAGGGCGAGACCGTCAGCGTGGAGGGCCCGTCCGCCCGTCCCGACAAGTTCGCCGAACCGGAATTCGCCATCGCCTTCGCCCGGATCGAGTGCTGGTACTTCATGAATGGCGGCTTCTTCCCGGAGGAGCACTGGCTGCTGAAGAACATCGGCCGGATCCGTCACATCCCGACCTGGATCGCCCAGGGAAGGTTCGACGTCGTCACCCCGATCTCGGGAGCCTGGTCGCTGCATCGCGCCTTCCCCGAGGCGAAACTGGACATCGTCCCCGACGCCGGCCATGCCTCGTCGGAGCCCGGGATCATCGACAGCCTGATCCGGGGCACGGACTGGGCGGCGACCGTCTGA
- the rodA gene encoding rod shape-determining protein RodA codes for MTSSALTRPGERDRLSVKIGEIDWRFAALLCTVAGIGGAMLYSVAGGAWEPWAANHLIRFGVCLAIMLALSMVSMRIWFGSAYVVYGLALLMLALIEIPGLGYTAMGATRWLNLGFTRIQPSEIMKIGVVLALARWYHGASAQDARFSWKLIFPIGIIGLPFALVAHQPDLGTAMLIGLTGAAMMFMAGLSWKIMAAAAAALAAFVPPYVMFGMHEYQRHRVLTFLSPESDPSGTGYHITQSKIALGSGGLLGKGYGLGSQSQLEFLPEKQTDFIFSAVSEEFGFVGSFSILLCYIAIILIALRIASLSHSHFGRMASAGVTATFALYVMINGAMVMGLAPVVGVPMPLLSYGGTVMLTVMIGFGLVMATRVHRYAELPKGHGLI; via the coding sequence ATGACGTCCTCGGCCCTCACACGCCCCGGTGAACGCGACCGGCTGTCGGTCAAGATCGGTGAGATCGACTGGCGGTTCGCGGCCCTGCTCTGCACGGTGGCGGGGATCGGTGGTGCCATGCTGTATTCCGTTGCCGGCGGCGCGTGGGAGCCGTGGGCCGCCAATCACCTGATCCGGTTCGGCGTGTGCCTGGCGATCATGCTGGCGCTGTCGATGGTCAGCATGCGGATCTGGTTCGGTTCGGCGTATGTGGTCTACGGCCTGGCCCTTCTGATGCTGGCGCTGATCGAGATCCCGGGCCTGGGCTACACGGCCATGGGTGCCACCCGCTGGCTGAACCTGGGGTTCACGCGCATCCAGCCCTCCGAGATCATGAAGATCGGCGTCGTGCTGGCCCTGGCCCGCTGGTATCATGGTGCCTCGGCCCAGGATGCCCGGTTCAGCTGGAAGCTGATCTTCCCCATCGGCATCATCGGCCTGCCGTTCGCGCTCGTGGCGCACCAGCCGGATCTGGGCACGGCCATGCTGATCGGTCTGACGGGCGCGGCCATGATGTTCATGGCGGGTCTGAGCTGGAAGATCATGGCGGCCGCGGCGGCGGCCCTGGCGGCATTCGTTCCGCCATATGTGATGTTCGGCATGCATGAATATCAGCGACACCGGGTGCTGACCTTCCTGTCGCCCGAGAGCGATCCGTCGGGGACCGGCTACCACATCACCCAGTCCAAGATCGCGCTGGGGTCCGGCGGTCTGCTGGGCAAGGGTTACGGCCTGGGCAGCCAGAGCCAGCTGGAGTTCCTGCCCGAGAAACAGACCGACTTCATTTTCTCGGCGGTCTCGGAGGAGTTCGGCTTCGTCGGATCTTTCTCGATCCTGCTCTGCTACATCGCCATCATCCTGATCGCGCTCAGGATCGCCTCGCTGTCGCACAGCCATTTCGGCCGCATGGCCTCGGCCGGCGTGACGGCGACGTTCGCCCTCTATGTGATGATCAACGGCGCCATGGTGATGGGTCTGGCCCCGGTCGTGGGCGTGCCGATGCCACTGCTGAGCTATGGCGGCACGGTCATGCTGACGGTGATGATCGGCTTCGGTCTGGTGATGGCCACGCGGGTGCACCGCTATGCCGAACTGCCCAAGGGCCACGGTCTGATCTGA
- the mrdA gene encoding penicillin-binding protein 2 has protein sequence MSEPSIFFSDVNERQGSFLRRTFVVGGLTALGITALTVRLAQLQVVQAEEYATLATNNQFNFRLVPPPRGRILDRNGVVIAGNRPSFRVLVVRDETKDLDQTLDLLGRLLPDTVDRRRAIIRDVNAAPRFSPVPVKSDLTWEEFAKVNIYAPELPGVMADMNEARFYPFGGSFAHVIGYVAKVSDRDVQAIKDRGEEVPQILYNPGFRIGRSGVEKALDSDLRGEAGGTRVEVDARGRVVAEDVGGSRPAVPGKDVVLTLDADVQNRALEVFGEESGGCVVMDIRNGDILCMTSAPSFDPNLFVSGVPTATYRALSDYERKPLLDKAIGGVFHPGSTFKLTTSLALLEAGVDPTERVNCGGGYRFGNRTFRCWSRSGHGPQDMHDAIKNSCDVYFYHMCNRAGVDGIHDAARKIGFMQTFDIGVGNQKTGSIPSRAWKAEYNKDNPNPDSRTWYPGETLSVAIGQGDVNVTALQLAVMVSRIANGVKALQPRLIKSVGGVDRPSGAAVPDLPFSREHMDVVRQGMVAVANDRSGGAYRQSQLGLGDIQMAGKTGTAQVRSYDNVASRSSSSVGWALKDHNLFVAFAPVDAPRYGIAVIVEHGGLAGSTAAAPRAREIMRTVLLKDPEMRARIERPLPPAAEGAALGDDEAFGAAPEPDAPATTVQTPPRAAPTATTGPRPYLSEPR, from the coding sequence ATGAGCGAGCCTTCGATCTTCTTTTCCGACGTCAACGAGCGTCAGGGCTCGTTCCTGCGCCGGACCTTCGTGGTCGGCGGGCTGACGGCGCTGGGCATCACCGCCCTGACGGTCCGCCTGGCCCAGCTGCAGGTCGTTCAGGCTGAGGAATATGCGACCCTGGCCACCAACAACCAGTTCAACTTCCGGCTCGTGCCGCCTCCGCGGGGACGAATCCTGGACCGGAACGGGGTGGTCATCGCCGGAAACCGGCCCAGTTTCCGCGTCCTGGTCGTGCGCGACGAAACCAAGGATCTGGACCAGACCCTGGACCTGCTGGGCCGGCTGTTGCCCGATACGGTCGACCGGCGTCGGGCCATCATCCGGGATGTGAACGCGGCACCCCGCTTCAGCCCCGTGCCGGTCAAGAGCGACCTGACCTGGGAGGAGTTTGCCAAGGTAAACATCTATGCGCCCGAACTGCCGGGCGTGATGGCCGACATGAACGAGGCGCGCTTCTATCCGTTCGGCGGATCGTTCGCCCACGTCATCGGGTACGTCGCCAAGGTCTCCGATCGCGACGTCCAGGCGATCAAGGACCGCGGCGAGGAGGTTCCGCAGATCCTCTACAACCCCGGCTTCCGCATCGGCCGGTCCGGCGTGGAGAAGGCGCTCGATTCCGATCTGCGCGGCGAGGCGGGCGGCACGCGTGTCGAGGTCGACGCCCGTGGCCGCGTCGTGGCCGAGGACGTCGGTGGATCGCGGCCGGCGGTGCCGGGCAAGGACGTCGTCCTGACGCTGGATGCGGACGTCCAGAACCGGGCCCTGGAGGTCTTCGGCGAGGAAAGCGGCGGCTGCGTCGTGATGGACATCCGCAACGGCGACATCCTGTGCATGACCTCGGCACCGTCGTTCGACCCGAACCTCTTCGTCAGCGGCGTGCCCACCGCAACCTATCGCGCGCTGTCCGATTACGAGCGCAAGCCTTTGCTGGACAAGGCGATCGGGGGCGTCTTCCACCCCGGTTCGACCTTCAAGCTGACCACGTCGCTGGCGTTGCTGGAGGCGGGCGTCGATCCGACCGAACGGGTCAACTGCGGCGGCGGCTACCGCTTCGGCAACCGGACCTTCCGGTGCTGGAGCCGCAGCGGGCACGGTCCTCAGGACATGCACGACGCGATCAAGAACAGCTGCGACGTCTATTTCTACCACATGTGCAATCGCGCGGGCGTGGACGGGATCCACGATGCGGCGCGCAAGATCGGCTTCATGCAGACCTTCGACATCGGGGTCGGCAACCAGAAGACGGGCTCGATCCCCAGCCGGGCGTGGAAGGCGGAATATAACAAGGACAATCCGAACCCGGATTCGCGCACCTGGTATCCGGGCGAAACGCTGTCGGTCGCGATCGGGCAGGGCGACGTCAACGTGACGGCCCTGCAACTCGCCGTCATGGTGTCGCGGATCGCCAACGGCGTGAAGGCGCTGCAGCCGCGCCTCATCAAGTCGGTCGGCGGCGTCGATCGGCCGTCCGGGGCCGCGGTGCCTGACCTGCCGTTCTCGCGCGAGCATATGGACGTCGTGCGCCAGGGGATGGTCGCGGTGGCCAACGACCGGTCGGGCGGCGCCTATCGCCAGAGCCAGCTGGGGCTGGGCGATATCCAGATGGCGGGCAAGACCGGGACGGCCCAGGTCCGCAGCTATGACAACGTCGCCTCCCGCTCCAGCAGCAGCGTGGGCTGGGCGCTGAAGGACCACAACCTGTTCGTCGCCTTCGCGCCGGTCGACGCGCCGCGCTACGGCATCGCGGTCATCGTGGAGCACGGGGGTCTGGCCGGATCGACCGCAGCGGCACCCCGCGCCCGAGAGATCATGCGCACGGTCCTGCTGAAGGATCCCGAGATGCGCGCCCGGATCGAACGGCCGCTGCCGCCTGCGGCCGAGGGAGCCGCCCTCGGTGACGACGAGGCCTTCGGTGCCGCCCCCGAACCGGATGCACCGGCCACCACGGTGCAGACACCGCCGCGCGCCGCGCCGACCGCGACCACCGGGCCGCGCCCCTATCTGTCGGAACCCAGATGA
- the mreC gene encoding rod shape-determining protein MreC produces the protein MAFRDGPFDQFKVPLVWTAAVVVVVALIASILLILADRRHDTAGDAYGPVRAGFDAGAGPINGIFAAPVRWAGAASDYVGGYFFAVSENRRLKKELEELQPWRDQAIALKNVNARYEAMLGLRTEPVVALATARSVSESRGPFVNARLLDAGSGKGIQIGNPVINEQGLVGRIVGVTGGVSRMLLLTDVASRTPVLIDRTDARALLTGDGSGNPKLEFVRGVGSVQAGDRVLSSGDGGGFPRGVPIGVAARGIDGSWRVKLFSDRGAIDYVRVMLFQDFGQLVAPDALNAPPLAGLATAPAPDSTEAAAIGDAAARRARTPTATDAGTERPSTAPARPRPTVPATATPAAPPPTTEAPVPLPAGAGAP, from the coding sequence GTGGCGTTTCGCGACGGACCGTTCGATCAGTTCAAGGTGCCGCTGGTGTGGACCGCCGCGGTCGTGGTCGTGGTCGCCCTCATTGCATCCATCCTGCTGATCCTGGCCGATCGACGCCATGACACCGCCGGCGATGCCTATGGTCCCGTGCGGGCCGGCTTCGACGCCGGTGCCGGGCCGATCAATGGCATCTTCGCAGCGCCGGTCCGCTGGGCGGGCGCGGCATCCGACTATGTCGGCGGCTATTTCTTCGCGGTGTCCGAGAACCGCCGCCTGAAGAAGGAGCTGGAAGAGCTCCAGCCCTGGCGCGACCAGGCGATCGCCCTGAAGAACGTCAATGCCCGCTATGAAGCCATGCTGGGCCTGCGGACCGAGCCTGTCGTCGCTCTGGCCACGGCGCGCTCGGTGTCGGAATCACGGGGCCCGTTCGTCAACGCGCGCCTGCTGGACGCCGGATCGGGCAAGGGCATCCAGATCGGCAATCCGGTCATCAACGAGCAGGGGCTGGTCGGGCGCATCGTCGGCGTGACCGGAGGCGTCAGCCGGATGCTGCTGCTGACTGACGTGGCCAGCCGGACGCCGGTCCTGATCGATCGCACGGATGCCCGGGCCCTGTTGACCGGGGACGGCTCGGGCAATCCGAAGCTGGAGTTCGTCCGGGGCGTCGGTTCGGTCCAGGCCGGCGACCGGGTGCTCTCGTCCGGAGACGGCGGCGGCTTTCCGCGCGGCGTGCCCATCGGGGTCGCGGCGCGCGGCATCGACGGGTCGTGGCGGGTCAAGCTGTTCAGCGACCGCGGCGCGATCGACTATGTTCGCGTCATGCTGTTCCAGGACTTCGGCCAGCTGGTCGCGCCGGACGCGCTGAACGCGCCGCCGCTGGCCGGTCTGGCGACCGCGCCTGCACCCGATTCCACCGAGGCCGCCGCCATCGGCGACGCCGCGGCACGTCGGGCCCGGACGCCGACGGCCACCGACGCCGGCACCGAGAGGCCATCGACAGCTCCGGCTCGTCCCCGCCCGACGGTCCCCGCGACCGCCACGCCGGCCGCGCCACCGCCGACGACGGAGGCCCCGGTCCCGCTCCCGGCCGGTGCGGGTGCGCCGTGA
- a CDS encoding rod shape-determining protein has translation MSFSLFGAISNDIAMDLGTANTLIYMKGKGIVLNEPSVVALRNVGGRKIVHAVGIEAKQMLGRTPGHMEAIRPMRDGVIADFEVAEEMIKHFIRKVHNRKGFVNPKIIVCVPSGATAVERRAINDSCLNASARRVGLIDEPMAAAIGAGLPIHEPTGSMVVDIGGGTTEVAVLSLSGIVYSRSVRVGGDKMDDSIISYMRRNHNLLIGETTAERIKKDIGTARIPADGEGLSIEVKGRDLMQGVPREVRISERQAAEALAEPVSQIIDAVKVALEATPPELAADIADKGIMLTGGGALLRGLDAEIRDHTGLPVSVADDPLSCVAIGCGRVLEHPRWMKGVLDSAL, from the coding sequence ATGAGCTTCTCCCTCTTCGGCGCCATCTCCAATGACATCGCGATGGACCTCGGGACCGCCAACACCCTGATCTATATGAAGGGCAAGGGCATTGTCCTGAACGAGCCTTCGGTCGTGGCGCTTCGAAACGTCGGTGGACGGAAGATCGTCCACGCGGTGGGCATCGAGGCCAAGCAGATGCTGGGCCGCACCCCGGGCCACATGGAAGCCATCCGCCCTATGCGCGACGGGGTCATCGCCGACTTCGAAGTCGCCGAGGAGATGATCAAGCACTTCATCCGCAAGGTTCATAACCGCAAGGGCTTCGTGAACCCCAAGATCATCGTCTGCGTGCCGTCGGGCGCCACGGCCGTCGAGCGCCGCGCGATCAACGATTCCTGCCTGAACGCCTCGGCCCGCCGCGTCGGCCTGATCGACGAGCCGATGGCAGCCGCGATCGGCGCCGGCCTGCCCATCCACGAGCCGACCGGTTCGATGGTCGTCGACATCGGCGGCGGCACGACCGAGGTCGCGGTCCTGTCCCTGTCGGGCATCGTCTATTCGCGCTCGGTCCGCGTCGGCGGCGACAAGATGGACGACAGCATCATCAGCTACATGCGCCGCAACCATAACCTTCTGATCGGCGAGACCACGGCCGAGCGGATCAAGAAGGACATCGGCACCGCCCGCATCCCCGCCGACGGCGAAGGCCTGTCGATCGAGGTGAAGGGTCGCGACCTGATGCAGGGCGTGCCCCGCGAGGTCCGCATCTCGGAGCGCCAGGCGGCGGAAGCGCTCGCCGAACCGGTGTCGCAGATCATCGACGCCGTGAAGGTGGCCCTGGAAGCCACGCCGCCCGAACTGGCCGCCGACATCGCCGACAAGGGCATCATGCTGACCGGCGGCGGTGCCCTGCTGCGCGGTCTGGATGCCGAAATCCGCGATCACACGGGCCTGCCGGTCTCGGTCGCCGACGATCCCCTGTCCTGCGTCGCCATCGGTTGCGGTCGCGTTCTGGAGCATCCCCGGTGGATGAAGGGCGTGCTCGACTCGGCTCTCTGA
- a CDS encoding glutathione S-transferase family protein, whose amino-acid sequence MLKLYYSPGACALASHIALEEAGADYEIQAVNLRAGEQKTPEFLAINPAGSTPALMTDRGPLTQNLVIMGYVAQTYPEANLAPNDDSYAFGRMQAFNGYLASSVHPAMGQLLYAGLEGEARDAALKLTLAKLGVVEDSLLGSPWAMGADYTVADGYLSVFTRWARQAGILDGTRFARLNDHLDRVQVRPAVQRVLAAEGLQAV is encoded by the coding sequence ATGCTGAAGCTCTATTACTCGCCCGGAGCCTGTGCCCTCGCGTCACACATCGCGCTGGAGGAGGCGGGAGCCGACTACGAGATCCAGGCGGTCAACCTGCGCGCCGGCGAGCAAAAGACCCCGGAGTTCCTTGCCATCAATCCGGCCGGCTCGACACCGGCCCTGATGACGGACCGCGGACCCCTGACCCAGAACCTGGTCATCATGGGATATGTCGCCCAGACCTATCCGGAGGCGAACCTGGCCCCCAATGATGACAGCTACGCGTTCGGGCGGATGCAGGCGTTCAACGGCTATCTGGCGTCCTCGGTGCACCCTGCGATGGGGCAACTGCTCTATGCCGGGCTTGAGGGCGAGGCCCGGGACGCCGCGCTGAAACTGACCCTGGCCAAGCTCGGCGTGGTGGAGGATTCGCTGCTGGGTTCGCCCTGGGCGATGGGCGCCGACTACACCGTCGCCGACGGATATCTCTCGGTCTTCACGCGCTGGGCGCGCCAGGCCGGGATCCTGGACGGGACGCGTTTTGCCAGGCTGAACGACCACCTTGACCGCGTTCAGGTCCGGCCGGCCGTGCAGCGGGTGCTGGCCGCCGAGGGTCTTCAGGCGGTCTGA
- a CDS encoding TVP38/TMEM64 family protein yields MRMPTMRRILDFILNMETARWRALLASVLLLAAVAALFAVGKASLGLEAEERLEAWLQGFHDGPIGFAAVVVVFVVSAFLGVPQFILIAASVVAFGPWSGFAYSWVATIVSAGVTYWLGRGPTARAIEKLGGRTTERLARFVGRNAFYASFMIRNVPSAPFIVVNMAFGAARASFPAFLAGCALGVLPKTALVAFFGGSFMSAVRGDGVWTSVILAGVAVVWLALMLAVRELVKRRENMPANQKQ; encoded by the coding sequence ATGCGCATGCCCACCATGCGGCGCATCCTCGACTTCATCCTGAACATGGAAACGGCCCGGTGGCGGGCGCTGCTGGCCAGCGTGCTGTTGCTGGCGGCGGTGGCCGCCCTGTTCGCGGTCGGCAAGGCGTCCCTGGGACTCGAGGCCGAGGAGCGGCTGGAGGCCTGGCTGCAGGGTTTTCATGATGGTCCGATCGGGTTCGCGGCGGTGGTCGTGGTGTTCGTGGTCTCTGCCTTTCTGGGCGTGCCTCAGTTCATCCTGATCGCCGCCAGCGTCGTGGCGTTCGGGCCCTGGTCGGGGTTTGCCTACAGCTGGGTGGCGACGATCGTCTCGGCGGGCGTGACCTACTGGCTGGGGCGAGGGCCGACCGCCCGCGCGATCGAGAAGCTGGGCGGTCGGACGACCGAGCGGCTGGCCCGCTTCGTGGGCCGGAACGCCTTCTACGCCAGCTTCATGATCCGCAATGTGCCGTCTGCGCCGTTCATCGTCGTCAATATGGCCTTCGGGGCGGCGCGGGCGTCGTTCCCGGCCTTCCTGGCGGGATGCGCTCTCGGCGTTCTGCCCAAGACCGCGCTGGTCGCCTTCTTCGGCGGGTCGTTCATGTCGGCCGTGCGCGGTGACGGGGTCTGGACCTCGGTGATCCTGGCGGGCGTGGCGGTCGTCTGGCTGGCGCTTATGCTGGCGGTGCGTGAACTCGTGAAAAGGCGCGAGAACATGCCCGCCAATCAAAAACAGTAG
- a CDS encoding pyridoxal phosphate-dependent aminotransferase, with the protein MSSLQSTALARVQPSATLAVTAKARELKRAGRDVIGLGAGEPDFDTPQNIKDAAIAAIQRGETKYTDVDGTPELKAAIVAKFARENGLTYTPAQIHVASGGKPVIYNAFVATLNAGDEVIVPAPYWVSYPDMVLLAGGEPVFVTGEESDGFKLRPEVLEAAITPRTRWLILNSPSNPTGAAYTRAELLALADVLRRHPHVWVLTDDMYEHLTYGDFEYTTIAQVAPDLYDRTLTVNGVSKAYAMTGWRIGYAGGPKPLIDLMRKVASQTTSNPSSISQWAAVEALNGTQDFIAERGAAFEKRRDLVVSMLNQATGIRCPNPEGAFYVYPSIEGLIGKTAPDGTVISDDEVFTSALLEAEGVAVVQGAAFGLSPYFRISYATSEAVLEEACARIQRFCASLR; encoded by the coding sequence ATGTCCAGCCTGCAGTCCACCGCCCTCGCCCGCGTTCAGCCGTCAGCGACCCTCGCCGTGACCGCCAAGGCGCGAGAGCTCAAGCGCGCCGGCCGCGACGTGATCGGACTGGGGGCCGGCGAACCCGACTTCGACACCCCCCAGAACATCAAGGACGCCGCCATCGCCGCCATCCAGCGCGGCGAGACGAAATACACCGACGTCGACGGCACGCCCGAACTGAAGGCTGCGATCGTGGCCAAGTTCGCGCGCGAGAACGGCCTGACCTACACCCCGGCCCAGATCCACGTCGCATCGGGCGGCAAGCCCGTGATCTACAACGCCTTCGTCGCCACGCTGAATGCCGGCGACGAGGTCATCGTGCCGGCCCCCTACTGGGTCAGCTATCCGGACATGGTCCTGCTGGCCGGGGGCGAGCCGGTCTTCGTCACCGGCGAGGAATCCGACGGGTTCAAGCTGCGCCCCGAGGTTCTGGAGGCCGCGATCACGCCGCGCACCCGGTGGCTGATCCTGAACAGCCCGTCCAACCCGACCGGCGCCGCCTACACCCGCGCCGAACTGCTGGCCTTGGCGGATGTCCTGCGTCGCCACCCCCATGTCTGGGTCCTGACCGACGACATGTACGAGCACCTGACCTATGGCGATTTCGAGTACACGACGATCGCCCAGGTCGCGCCGGACCTCTATGACCGGACCCTGACCGTCAACGGCGTGTCCAAGGCCTACGCCATGACCGGCTGGCGCATCGGCTATGCGGGGGGTCCCAAGCCTCTGATCGACCTAATGCGAAAGGTCGCCAGCCAGACCACCTCGAACCCCTCCTCGATCAGCCAGTGGGCGGCGGTCGAGGCCCTGAACGGCACCCAGGACTTCATCGCCGAGCGCGGAGCGGCGTTCGAGAAGCGCCGGGACCTGGTGGTGTCCATGCTGAACCAGGCGACCGGCATCCGCTGCCCCAACCCCGAGGGGGCCTTCTATGTCTATCCGTCGATCGAAGGGCTGATCGGCAAGACGGCACCGGACGGCACGGTCATCAGCGACGACGAGGTCTTCACATCGGCGCTGCTGGAGGCCGAGGGCGTGGCCGTGGTCCAGGGGGCGGCCTTTGGTCTGAGCCCCTATTTCCGCATCAGCTATGCGACGTCCGAAGCCGTGCTGGAGGAGGCCTGCGCCCGGATTCAGCGCTTCTGCGCCAGTCTCCGCTGA